Proteins from a single region of Bacteroidota bacterium:
- a CDS encoding serine hydrolase, giving the protein MKTNPAMNSFNQKYISKKSIRFYILMFLILLLFIFKEGKSQTFDTAYARKLQTALNTLKANNNIVGISGAVYVPGQGVWTGTAGITEVGVNLTPDMVFAAGSITKNFVAATILQLVEADSLSLNDSIYKWLPRINNVDSTTTIRQLLNHTSGIYNFTDNPAYSNAINANFNRIWEPEESFQYILSPYFVHGAGWHYSNTNYLLLAIIIKKITGHTFGQEIHSRIYSPLQMTGSFIEITDTLTAPWVHNWVDLNGDGILDDASFISQNSFASSTVGAGGVISRPENLVKYIRNLYKPGVILSQSSINAMTTFTSASISGANGYGLGTMRYNVQGKICWGHAGNSFGHSSVVMCYPQDTVCMSLMMNIDINTGAVANSFMNTVLSNRPLAVQSISSEVPEKFELHQNYPNPFNPETNIKFDIASQGEVKLVVYNSLGKEVQNIFTGKLAAGSYSYKWNASGFPSGVYFYKLVTGNNSFIKKMMLVK; this is encoded by the coding sequence TTGAAAACTAACCCGGCAATGAATTCTTTTAACCAAAAATACATCAGTAAAAAATCCATTAGGTTTTATATCCTGATGTTTCTTATCCTGCTTCTTTTTATTTTCAAAGAAGGAAAATCACAAACGTTCGATACTGCTTATGCTCGCAAGCTCCAGACAGCTCTCAATACATTAAAAGCCAATAATAATATTGTCGGCATTTCGGGAGCAGTATATGTTCCGGGCCAAGGTGTATGGACGGGCACTGCAGGAATTACTGAAGTGGGTGTAAACCTTACTCCCGATATGGTATTTGCAGCAGGCAGCATTACAAAAAATTTTGTTGCTGCAACTATTCTTCAGTTAGTTGAAGCGGACAGCTTAAGCCTGAATGATTCAATTTACAAATGGCTGCCGCGTATAAATAATGTTGACAGCACAACAACAATAAGGCAGCTTTTAAATCATACAAGCGGCATTTATAATTTTACCGATAACCCTGCTTACAGCAATGCCATCAATGCAAACTTTAATAGAATCTGGGAACCCGAAGAGTCCTTTCAGTATATCCTCTCCCCTTATTTTGTTCACGGAGCAGGCTGGCATTACTCAAATACAAATTATCTGCTGCTTGCAATTATAATTAAAAAAATTACGGGGCATACATTCGGGCAGGAAATTCATTCGCGTATCTACTCCCCTCTTCAGATGACAGGTTCGTTTATTGAAATAACCGATACATTAACTGCTCCATGGGTTCATAACTGGGTGGACCTCAACGGTGACGGCATACTCGATGATGCTTCATTTATTTCTCAGAACTCATTTGCAAGTTCGACAGTTGGCGCAGGCGGAGTTATTTCACGTCCTGAAAATCTTGTGAAATATATTCGCAACCTTTACAAACCCGGAGTAATCTTAAGCCAGAGTTCAATTAATGCAATGACGACTTTCACATCGGCAAGTATTTCGGGAGCAAATGGTTACGGACTCGGTACAATGCGTTACAATGTGCAGGGAAAAATTTGCTGGGGACATGCGGGAAACAGCTTCGGACATTCGTCAGTTGTAATGTGTTATCCTCAGGATACGGTATGCATGTCATTAATGATGAACATCGATATTAACACCGGCGCAGTTGCAAACAGCTTTATGAATACAGTACTAAGCAACAGACCGCTTGCAGTGCAGAGCATTTCAAGTGAAGTCCCTGAGAAGTTTGAATTGCATCAGAACTATCCTAATCCATTCAACCCCGAAACAAATATAAAATTTGATATTGCTTCACAAGGCGAAGTGAAGCTAGTAGTTTATAATTCACTCGGCAAGGAAGTACAAAATATTTTTACAGGAAAGCTCGCAGCCGGAAGTTACTCTTATAAATGGAATGCTTCCGGTTTTCCCAGCGGAGTTTATTTTTATAAATTAGTAACAGGAAATAATTCATTCATCAAAAAAATGATGCTGGTAAAGTAA
- a CDS encoding TetR family transcriptional regulator, producing the protein MKRTKEEAEQTKRKLIDIALSEFVKHGFENITLENIAEKANVTRGAIYWHFNNKEDLMDSLIKIKDAESLEHMAMIYKSDMPVMKKLFELINANFPVVPGQKAGVHYAKLKIDLYNYYLKNGDNRKIGKTFVKYTELLLKQAQKEGKIKKEINTGEAAYVIYTIIGGLMMRHPVNPGKYKSMQSLRNILKNYIKQLEN; encoded by the coding sequence TTGAAAAGAACTAAGGAAGAAGCAGAGCAGACTAAGCGGAAACTGATTGATATTGCTCTTAGTGAATTCGTCAAGCACGGATTTGAAAACATCACTCTGGAAAACATAGCCGAAAAAGCGAACGTAACCAGAGGAGCGATTTACTGGCACTTTAATAATAAGGAAGACCTGATGGACTCTCTTATAAAAATTAAAGATGCAGAGTCGCTGGAACATATGGCAATGATCTATAAGTCTGATATGCCTGTGATGAAAAAATTGTTTGAATTGATAAATGCGAACTTCCCTGTTGTTCCGGGGCAAAAAGCAGGAGTGCATTACGCAAAATTAAAAATTGACCTGTACAATTACTATCTGAAGAACGGCGATAACCGAAAGATCGGCAAAACGTTTGTAAAATACACTGAGCTCCTTCTAAAGCAGGCGCAAAAGGAAGGAAAAATAAAAAAAGAAATTAATACAGGCGAAGCAGCTTATGTAATTTATACCATAATTGGCGGACTGATGATGAGGCATCCCGTCAATCCCGGTAAATACAAATCAATGCAAAGCCTGAGAAATATTTTAAAGAATTATATCAAACAACTTGAAAACTAA